One genomic segment of Micromonospora sp. WMMC415 includes these proteins:
- the fabG gene encoding 3-oxoacyl-ACP reductase FabG produces the protein MSDSPRVAVVTGSARGIGAATAQRLAADGFAVAVLDLDESAVASTVDVIGSHGGRALAVGADVSDPEQVTAAVNQITTELGAPTVLVNNAGVTRDNLLFKMTVDDWDTVVNVHLRGSFLMTRAVQKHMVDARFGRIVNISSTSALGNRGQSNYSTVKAGLQGFTKTLAIELGKFGVTANCIAPGFIVSDMTKATADRLGADWDTYLATRAKQTPVGRAGQPQDIAHAVSFLVSEGAGFVSGQVIYVAGGPKA, from the coding sequence ATGAGTGATTCCCCCCGCGTCGCGGTGGTCACCGGCTCGGCCCGCGGAATCGGCGCCGCGACAGCGCAACGACTGGCGGCGGACGGATTCGCGGTCGCGGTGCTGGACCTCGACGAGTCAGCCGTGGCGTCCACTGTAGACGTGATCGGGTCTCACGGCGGCCGCGCGCTTGCGGTCGGCGCCGACGTTTCCGATCCCGAGCAGGTCACCGCCGCGGTCAACCAGATCACCACCGAACTCGGTGCCCCGACCGTCCTGGTCAACAACGCCGGCGTGACCCGGGACAACCTGCTGTTCAAGATGACCGTGGATGACTGGGACACCGTCGTCAACGTGCACCTGCGCGGATCCTTCCTCATGACCAGAGCCGTGCAGAAACACATGGTGGACGCGAGGTTCGGCCGCATCGTCAACATCTCGAGCACCTCCGCGCTCGGCAATCGCGGCCAGTCCAACTACTCGACGGTAAAGGCGGGCCTGCAGGGCTTCACCAAGACGCTCGCCATCGAGCTCGGCAAGTTCGGCGTGACCGCGAACTGCATCGCCCCCGGCTTCATCGTCAGTGACATGACGAAAGCGACCGCCGACCGTCTCGGTGCGGACTGGGACACCTACCTCGCCACCCGCGCGAAGCAGACCCCCGTAGGTCGCGCCGGGCAACCCCAGGACATCGCGCACGCCGTCTCCTTCCTGGTCAGCGAAGGTGCCGGGTTCGTCTCCGGACAGGTCATCTACGTGGCCGGCGGGCCGAAGGCCTGA
- a CDS encoding MaoC family dehydratase, with amino-acid sequence MPATVITGADGVRALVETALGPSGWELITQDRVNKFADATGDNQWIHVDVARATRDSAFGEPIAHGYLTLSLIPLLLPQIVEIRGFTMGVNYGCEKVRFPAPVLVGSRVRATAVIDEVTDVTGGIQMRITATIEIEGNPKPACVATVLLRRYV; translated from the coding sequence ATGCCGGCCACCGTGATCACCGGCGCAGACGGCGTCCGGGCACTCGTCGAAACAGCGCTCGGGCCCAGTGGGTGGGAACTCATCACCCAGGACCGGGTGAACAAGTTCGCCGACGCGACCGGGGACAACCAGTGGATCCACGTCGACGTGGCACGGGCCACGCGGGACAGCGCGTTTGGCGAGCCGATCGCGCACGGCTACCTGACACTGTCCCTGATCCCCCTGCTCCTTCCGCAAATCGTCGAGATCCGCGGCTTCACGATGGGTGTGAACTACGGCTGCGAGAAGGTCCGCTTCCCGGCTCCCGTTCTGGTAGGCAGCCGCGTCCGGGCAACAGCCGTGATCGACGAGGTCACCGACGTCACCGGCGGCATCCAGATGCGAATCACCGCCACGATCGAAATCGAAGGCAATCCGAAACCCGCGTGCGTCGCCACCGTCCTGCTGCGCCGATACGTGTGA
- a CDS encoding CoA-acylating methylmalonate-semialdehyde dehydrogenase has protein sequence MSERIVHWIGGKEYDSGESRLGPVYDPALGTQRASVLLADAAEVDVAVAAAASAYPGWRDTSIAKRQSVLFAFRELLNARKNELAEIITNEHGKVLSDALGEIVRGQEVLEFALSFPEVLKGDYTYNVSTGVDVHSLRQPIGVAAIISPFNFPAMVPMWFLPIALAAGNSVVLKPSEKDPSAAIWLARLLAEAGLPDGVFNVLHGDRAAVDGLLEHPGVTSVSFVGSTPIARYIYQAAAANGKRVQALGGAKNHMLVLPDADLDLVADAAVNAGFGSAGERCMAISVVVAVEPVADALIAKVTERMSKLRTGDGRRGCDMGPLISREHRDKVASYIDVAAQDGATVVVDGRDVIADGAPEGFWLGPTLLDRVPTTSRAYTDEIFGPVLSVVRVNSYDEGLALVNSGAFGNGAAIFTHDGGAARRFQAEVEVGMVGINVPIPVPVAYHSFGGWKESMFGDAKAYGVDGFRFFTREKAITTRWLDPSHGGINLGFPQNV, from the coding sequence ATGTCGGAACGCATTGTCCACTGGATCGGCGGGAAGGAGTACGACTCCGGGGAATCCCGGCTTGGACCGGTCTACGACCCAGCGCTCGGCACCCAGCGCGCCTCCGTGCTGCTCGCTGACGCCGCCGAGGTCGACGTCGCGGTGGCCGCCGCAGCGTCCGCGTACCCCGGATGGCGCGACACGTCCATCGCCAAGCGTCAGTCGGTGCTGTTCGCGTTCCGCGAGCTGCTCAACGCCCGCAAGAACGAGCTCGCGGAAATCATCACCAACGAGCACGGCAAGGTGCTCTCCGACGCGCTCGGCGAGATCGTACGCGGCCAGGAAGTCCTCGAGTTCGCGCTCAGCTTCCCCGAGGTACTCAAGGGCGACTACACGTACAACGTCTCTACCGGAGTGGACGTGCACTCGCTTCGCCAGCCGATCGGCGTGGCCGCGATCATCAGCCCGTTCAACTTCCCGGCCATGGTGCCGATGTGGTTCCTCCCGATCGCGCTGGCTGCGGGGAATTCCGTGGTACTCAAGCCCAGCGAAAAGGACCCGTCAGCAGCGATCTGGCTGGCGCGGCTGCTGGCCGAGGCTGGGTTGCCAGACGGGGTGTTCAACGTGCTGCACGGCGACCGGGCGGCCGTAGACGGTTTACTGGAGCACCCCGGTGTCACCTCCGTCTCGTTCGTCGGTTCGACGCCGATCGCTCGATACATCTACCAGGCCGCGGCGGCCAATGGGAAGCGGGTGCAGGCCCTCGGCGGCGCCAAGAACCACATGCTGGTGCTGCCTGACGCCGACCTCGATCTGGTCGCCGACGCCGCGGTAAACGCCGGCTTCGGCTCGGCGGGCGAGCGGTGCATGGCGATCAGTGTCGTGGTGGCGGTGGAGCCAGTAGCCGACGCTCTGATCGCCAAGGTCACCGAGCGCATGAGCAAACTGCGCACCGGGGACGGCCGGCGTGGCTGCGACATGGGGCCGCTGATCAGCCGCGAGCACCGTGACAAGGTCGCGTCCTACATTGATGTCGCGGCGCAGGACGGAGCGACCGTGGTGGTCGACGGCCGTGATGTGATCGCCGACGGCGCGCCGGAGGGCTTCTGGTTAGGGCCGACCCTGCTCGACCGGGTACCGACCACCTCGCGCGCCTACACCGATGAGATCTTCGGCCCGGTGCTGTCCGTCGTACGGGTGAATTCGTACGATGAGGGCCTCGCGCTGGTCAACTCCGGAGCCTTCGGCAACGGCGCCGCGATCTTCACGCACGATGGTGGCGCCGCCCGACGGTTCCAGGCCGAAGTCGAGGTGGGCATGGTCGGCATCAACGTACCGATCCCGGTGCCGGTGGCCTATCACTCCTTCGGCGGCTGGAAGGAGTCGATGTTCGGCGATGCCAAGGCGTACGGGGTGGACGGCTTCCGGTTCTTCACCCGCGAAAAGGCGATCACCACGCGCTGGCTCGACCCTAGCCACGGCGGCATCAACCTGGGATTCCCGCAGAACGTATGA
- a CDS encoding transposase yields MLQTPPRAPKANAYARRWTRTARTECLDWVLICNRRHLERVLTNYIRHDNTARPRRGNDLDVPVPSAGNADPRTQTLGHIERVDVLGGLIHDYRHAKPHLRSPACTGYRDCGAITEAALLGTRRLEPRTASCRALFRVCHWIPKPLVTDRSHSKSVIAWRKWLFTCTDAARRQSPFVTDRERWDRVLGGQTGNRRDPFAPHRTAITAQFSRIEGRAGPQRQSNHRGSCRMIDMNRYTTRTAPCRCHPARRCARWPARLTRRFMPPRHRLQRAVPSWQGSPTNVRRRGPTTFDRHDVLRSTCPSVRRGAR; encoded by the coding sequence GTGCTCCAGACACCACCGCGAGCGCCGAAGGCCAACGCCTACGCGCGACGCTGGACACGCACCGCGCGGACCGAGTGTCTTGACTGGGTTTTGATCTGCAACCGCCGCCACCTCGAACGCGTCCTGACCAACTACATCCGGCACGACAACACGGCTCGGCCGCGCCGCGGCAACGACCTCGACGTGCCCGTTCCATCAGCGGGTAACGCCGACCCGCGCACGCAGACGCTCGGGCATATCGAACGGGTCGATGTGCTCGGTGGGCTCATCCACGACTACCGCCACGCGAAACCCCATCTCCGCTCTCCTGCATGCACCGGCTACCGTGACTGTGGAGCAATCACCGAGGCAGCCCTCCTGGGAACGAGGAGACTTGAACCCAGGACAGCCTCTTGTCGAGCCCTCTTCAGGGTTTGTCATTGGATACCAAAACCCCTTGTTACCGACCGTAGCCACTCCAAGTCTGTCATTGCTTGGCGCAAGTGGTTGTTTACCTGCACAGATGCAGCCAGGCGCCAATCTCCTTTTGTCACTGATCGTGAGCGTTGGGACAGGGTTCTCGGGGGGCAAACGGGGAACCGTCGGGACCCGTTCGCGCCTCACCGCACCGCCATCACTGCGCAGTTCTCACGCATCGAAGGACGGGCCGGCCCTCAGCGGCAGTCGAACCACCGGGGTTCGTGTCGGATGATCGACATGAATCGATACACAACGCGGACTGCGCCTTGCCGGTGCCATCCCGCTCGGCGATGTGCGCGGTGGCCGGCTCGGCTGACGCGACGTTTCATGCCGCCAAGGCACCGGTTGCAGCGAGCGGTACCGTCATGGCAGGGGTCGCCCACGAACGTCCGGCGCCGCGGGCCGACTACCTTCGATCGTCACGACGTGCTGCGAAGTACGTGTCCGTCGGTGCGTCGCGGAGCCCGGTGA
- the catC gene encoding muconolactone Delta-isomerase: protein MTMDVELPRDMPVDERAELLAREKAYSQELQRAGKWPHIWRVAGHYANVSVFDVADNDELHALLSGLPLFPYLRIQVTALAAHPSDVRLTGVVGGEDDDPR, encoded by the coding sequence GTGACAATGGACGTCGAGCTACCGCGCGACATGCCGGTCGACGAGCGGGCCGAGCTGCTCGCGCGAGAAAAGGCGTACAGCCAGGAGCTGCAGCGGGCCGGCAAGTGGCCGCACATCTGGCGGGTCGCCGGCCACTACGCAAACGTCAGCGTCTTCGACGTTGCCGACAACGACGAGCTGCACGCCCTGCTGTCGGGTCTGCCGCTGTTCCCGTACCTGCGAATCCAGGTGACCGCGCTGGCCGCCCACCCCTCCGACGTTCGTCTCACCGGCGTGGTAGGCGGCGAAGACGACGACCCACGGTAG
- the catA gene encoding catechol 1,2-dioxygenase has protein sequence MTDQLTEFDATAAGTGANATKMFQVKTREATTVDHARVAAVAGDAFAALHKVIHQHRVTYAEYDALKSWLIRVGEDGEWPLFLDVFVEHVVEEVVNADRAGSKGSIEGPFYIPGAPSEVGSTTLPMRDDEPGTPLLFQGQVRGVDGAPLPGATVELWHADANGFYSRFAPGLPEWNLRGVVLADPEGRFAFRTVKPAPYQIPHDGATGQLIEAAGWHAWRPAHLHLKVFASGHHSVTTQLYFDGGDYNDSDIASAVKPDLIIAPTPRADGAGEEVTYDFVLDRF, from the coding sequence ATGACCGACCAGCTCACCGAGTTCGACGCGACCGCCGCCGGAACCGGCGCGAACGCCACGAAGATGTTCCAGGTCAAGACCCGCGAGGCGACCACGGTCGACCACGCCCGGGTCGCAGCCGTGGCCGGCGACGCCTTCGCGGCTCTGCACAAGGTCATCCATCAGCACCGAGTCACTTATGCCGAGTACGACGCGCTGAAGAGCTGGCTCATCCGGGTCGGTGAGGACGGCGAATGGCCGCTGTTCCTCGACGTGTTCGTCGAGCACGTCGTCGAGGAGGTGGTCAACGCCGACCGCGCGGGCAGCAAGGGCAGCATCGAGGGCCCGTTCTACATCCCCGGTGCCCCGAGCGAGGTCGGCTCGACCACCCTGCCGATGCGAGACGACGAACCTGGCACGCCGCTGCTGTTCCAGGGCCAGGTTCGCGGCGTCGACGGCGCCCCGCTGCCGGGCGCGACCGTCGAGCTCTGGCACGCCGACGCCAACGGCTTCTACTCCCGGTTCGCCCCCGGCCTGCCAGAATGGAATCTGCGTGGCGTCGTCCTCGCCGACCCGGAGGGCCGCTTCGCCTTCCGCACCGTCAAGCCCGCGCCATATCAGATCCCGCACGACGGGGCGACCGGCCAGCTCATCGAAGCCGCTGGCTGGCACGCGTGGCGCCCGGCGCACTTGCACCTGAAGGTGTTCGCCTCCGGCCACCATTCCGTCACCACCCAGCTCTACTTCGATGGCGGCGACTACAACGACTCCGACATCGCGTCCGCGGTCAAGCCGGACCTGATCATCGCACCCACCCCACGCGCCGACGGCGCCGGCGAGGAGGTCACCTACGACTTCGTGCTCGACCGCTTCTGA
- a CDS encoding mandelate racemase/muconate lactonizing enzyme family protein, whose amino-acid sequence MKITSVEAIPYAIPYQKPLRFASGEVHVAQHVLVRVRTSDGVVGNADAPPRPFTYGETQTSVRSVITDVFGPAIEGLSVLEREVALARMNRTVGNPVAKAAVDMAIWDALGQSLGVSVSELLGGWTDRVRVAHMVGFAPPAEMVAEAERIRDRYGVTTFKVKVGRAPFTDDVTACQALREALGPDVELYIDGNRGWTPREAARALRAMEDLDLTFAEELCPADDVLGRRWLVRQSRIPFFADESVARPSEVTRELLGGSANGISIKTSRTGFTVSQRLVGLCEGLGADVVVGNQIDSQLGSLCAAAFAAAFPLTARRAAELSNFLDMTDDLLAEPLQITDGHLRVRQGPGLGQEIDEGKLARYRQDR is encoded by the coding sequence GTGAAGATCACCTCGGTCGAGGCGATTCCCTACGCGATCCCCTACCAGAAGCCGCTGCGCTTCGCCAGCGGCGAAGTGCACGTCGCCCAACACGTGCTGGTCCGGGTGCGGACCAGTGACGGCGTCGTGGGGAACGCCGACGCCCCACCTCGACCGTTCACCTACGGTGAGACGCAGACCTCGGTCCGCTCCGTCATCACCGACGTCTTCGGCCCGGCGATTGAGGGCCTGTCGGTGCTCGAGCGCGAGGTCGCCCTGGCCCGGATGAACCGCACGGTCGGAAACCCGGTCGCCAAGGCCGCCGTGGACATGGCGATCTGGGACGCCCTCGGCCAAAGCCTCGGGGTGTCGGTGAGTGAGCTGCTCGGCGGTTGGACCGACCGGGTGCGGGTCGCGCACATGGTCGGCTTCGCTCCGCCCGCCGAGATGGTCGCAGAAGCCGAGCGCATCCGCGACCGCTACGGGGTCACGACCTTCAAGGTGAAGGTGGGTCGGGCCCCGTTCACCGACGACGTGACGGCGTGCCAGGCACTGCGTGAGGCCCTCGGCCCCGACGTCGAACTCTACATCGACGGCAACCGCGGGTGGACACCGCGCGAGGCCGCCCGCGCGCTTCGGGCCATGGAGGACCTCGACCTCACCTTCGCCGAGGAGCTGTGCCCGGCCGACGACGTGCTCGGCCGGCGCTGGCTGGTGCGGCAGAGCCGCATCCCGTTCTTCGCCGACGAGAGCGTTGCGCGTCCGAGTGAGGTCACTCGCGAGCTGCTCGGCGGTTCGGCCAACGGCATCAGCATCAAGACATCCCGAACGGGCTTCACCGTCAGCCAGCGGCTCGTCGGCCTGTGCGAGGGCCTCGGCGCGGACGTCGTCGTCGGCAACCAGATCGACAGCCAACTCGGATCGCTGTGCGCGGCGGCTTTCGCCGCCGCCTTCCCACTCACCGCACGCCGGGCCGCGGAACTGTCGAACTTCCTTGACATGACCGACGACCTGCTTGCCGAGCCGCTGCAGATCACCGACGGCCACCTCCGGGTCCGCCAAGGACCCGGCCTTGGCCAGGAGATCGACGAGGGCAAGCTCGCCCGCTACCGCCAGGACCGCTGA
- a CDS encoding NADH:ubiquinone reductase (Na(+)-transporting) subunit F translates to MTTTYTVRVEPLGAEVSCREDQTVLDACLREGVWLPHACTHGTCGTCKAIVLDGDIDLGSASPFALLDSEREEGCALLCVARPRGDLVVEGEVDIEDGVEVHPVRDHRGRVVTLEEVAPDVRRVVLDLTRPMPFNAGQYVQLVLPGGDTRPYSIANSPSDPRRIELHVRRHPGGAATDRWIFKDLAVGDEVALSGPYGTFSWRPARDKPVLLVGTGTGLAPLASILAQLGDTAAAAGWEHEVVLYHGVATKDELYDRERYERLQQELPWFSYRPAVSREPVNGRQGRVTDLLAKDFPRASGRVAYLCGSPRAVEDTMKVLMRARLFPRDILREGFFDSADRASGTHVVRSPLIRR, encoded by the coding sequence ATGACCACCACGTACACCGTCCGCGTCGAGCCGCTGGGGGCGGAGGTGAGCTGCCGGGAGGACCAGACCGTCCTCGATGCTTGTCTTCGCGAGGGCGTCTGGCTCCCGCACGCCTGCACCCACGGCACGTGCGGCACGTGCAAGGCCATCGTGCTCGACGGCGACATTGACCTCGGCAGCGCCTCGCCGTTCGCGCTGCTGGACAGCGAGCGGGAGGAGGGCTGCGCGCTGCTGTGCGTGGCCCGCCCCCGCGGCGACCTCGTCGTCGAAGGCGAGGTCGACATCGAGGACGGGGTCGAAGTCCACCCCGTCCGGGACCACCGAGGACGGGTGGTAACGCTCGAGGAGGTCGCCCCTGACGTCCGCCGCGTGGTGCTCGATCTCACCCGGCCCATGCCGTTCAACGCCGGACAGTACGTGCAGCTCGTGCTGCCCGGCGGCGACACCCGCCCGTACTCGATCGCCAACAGCCCCTCGGACCCGCGGCGCATCGAGCTGCACGTGCGCCGCCATCCGGGCGGCGCGGCCACCGACCGCTGGATATTCAAGGATCTCGCCGTCGGCGACGAGGTCGCCCTGTCCGGGCCGTACGGGACGTTCTCGTGGCGGCCGGCGCGGGACAAGCCGGTGCTGCTCGTCGGCACCGGCACGGGGCTGGCCCCGCTGGCCTCGATCCTCGCGCAGCTGGGCGACACCGCCGCGGCGGCAGGCTGGGAGCACGAGGTGGTGCTGTACCACGGCGTCGCCACGAAGGACGAGCTCTACGACCGCGAGAGGTATGAGCGGCTCCAGCAGGAGCTGCCCTGGTTCTCCTACCGCCCAGCGGTCTCACGCGAGCCGGTGAACGGCCGGCAGGGCCGGGTGACCGACCTGCTCGCCAAGGACTTCCCGCGCGCCTCCGGACGCGTGGCATACCTCTGCGGCAGCCCTCGGGCGGTCGAGGACACGATGAAGGTGCTGATGCGGGCCCGGCTGTTCCCACGCGACATCCTCCGCGAAGGCTTCTTCGACTCCGCGGACCGTGCCTCGGGCACGCACGTCGTCCGCAGCCCGCTGATCCGACGCTGA
- a CDS encoding phenol hydroxylase subunit P4 has product MAVKALYDYDFPSADRAELFGDDQLVYVHWDGNPFFCSAAAFRVPRTMPFGTFVSDVVGPWAASDPDFDPATVGGWRLFDDEIHASPHASLADLGVGHKGLLHFSTVPAA; this is encoded by the coding sequence GTGGCGGTCAAGGCACTGTACGACTACGACTTTCCCTCGGCCGACCGCGCGGAGCTGTTCGGCGACGACCAGCTCGTCTACGTGCACTGGGACGGCAATCCGTTCTTCTGCTCCGCGGCGGCGTTCCGGGTCCCGCGGACGATGCCGTTCGGGACGTTCGTCAGCGACGTCGTCGGACCGTGGGCGGCGTCCGACCCGGACTTCGACCCCGCGACGGTCGGCGGCTGGCGCCTGTTCGACGACGAGATCCACGCCTCCCCGCACGCGTCCCTGGCCGACCTGGGAGTCGGACACAAGGGCCTGCTCCACTTCAGCACCGTCCCGGCAGCCTGA
- a CDS encoding YHS domain-containing protein translates to MKERYSLLTRDLDWEPSYVPREKLYPFTSYEGIKVHDWDGWEDPFRLTVDAYYKYQAEKDKRLYAVLDGFAQSQGHLTLSDASYLNAIKLFIQGVTPLEYAAHRHFAYLARYLEGPAPRFAALCQSVDELRHCQTQIHTISNYNKYYSGFHSWSKMHDRVWYLSVPKSLFDDAMSAGPFEFLISISFSFEYLLTNLLFVPFMSGASFNGDMPTMSFGFSAQSDESRHMTLGLEAIKFLLEQDEDNVPIIQDWIDKWFWRAYRMSALVAAMMDYMLPRPVMSWKEAFELYFEDQMLGGLFPDLEFYGIKPPRHVQQAIAEKDRLSHEVYKILHNFSFAAAFTTSTPTQDHMRWLSEQYPETFDRYYRPVWEKHERIEAAGGRAFVMGLPQLCQVCQIPMAFTEADDPSRISYRRSQFRAETFHTCSDGCQWIFEREPEKYVQAWLPVHQIYQGNCGGPTVPDVLAWYGIQEGDNGEFKGSRDALAWTAWHAEGTTGSSNGVAKEV, encoded by the coding sequence ATGAAGGAACGCTACTCGCTGCTCACCCGCGACCTTGATTGGGAGCCGAGCTACGTCCCACGGGAGAAGCTCTACCCGTTCACGTCCTACGAGGGCATCAAGGTCCACGACTGGGACGGCTGGGAGGACCCCTTCAGGCTCACCGTCGACGCCTATTACAAGTACCAGGCGGAAAAGGACAAGCGGCTCTACGCCGTCCTCGACGGCTTCGCGCAGAGCCAGGGCCACCTCACGCTGTCCGACGCCAGCTACCTCAACGCCATCAAGCTCTTCATCCAGGGCGTGACCCCGCTGGAGTACGCCGCTCACCGGCACTTCGCCTACCTCGCCCGCTACCTTGAGGGCCCCGCGCCGCGCTTCGCGGCGCTGTGCCAGAGCGTCGACGAGCTGCGCCACTGCCAGACGCAGATCCACACGATCAGCAACTACAACAAGTACTACTCGGGCTTCCACTCCTGGTCGAAGATGCACGACCGGGTCTGGTACCTGTCGGTGCCGAAGTCGCTGTTCGACGACGCCATGAGCGCCGGGCCGTTCGAGTTCCTCATCTCGATCTCGTTCAGCTTCGAGTACCTGCTCACCAACCTTCTCTTCGTGCCGTTCATGAGTGGCGCAAGCTTCAACGGCGACATGCCGACGATGTCGTTCGGGTTCTCCGCCCAGTCCGACGAGAGCCGGCACATGACGCTCGGCCTGGAGGCGATCAAGTTCCTGCTCGAGCAGGACGAGGACAACGTGCCGATCATCCAGGACTGGATCGACAAGTGGTTCTGGCGGGCGTACCGGATGTCCGCGCTGGTCGCCGCGATGATGGACTACATGCTCCCCAGGCCGGTGATGAGCTGGAAGGAGGCTTTCGAGCTCTACTTCGAGGACCAGATGCTCGGCGGGCTCTTCCCGGACCTGGAGTTCTACGGCATCAAGCCGCCGCGCCACGTGCAGCAGGCGATCGCCGAGAAGGACCGGCTCAGCCACGAGGTCTACAAGATTCTCCACAACTTCTCGTTCGCCGCGGCCTTCACCACCTCGACACCGACGCAGGACCACATGCGCTGGCTGTCGGAGCAGTACCCCGAGACGTTCGACCGCTACTACCGACCGGTGTGGGAAAAGCACGAGCGCATCGAGGCCGCCGGCGGCCGCGCATTCGTCATGGGCCTGCCGCAGCTGTGCCAGGTCTGCCAGATCCCGATGGCCTTCACCGAGGCCGACGACCCCAGCCGGATCTCGTACCGCCGCTCGCAGTTCCGCGCCGAGACGTTCCACACCTGCAGCGACGGATGTCAGTGGATCTTCGAGCGGGAGCCCGAGAAGTACGTCCAGGCGTGGCTGCCGGTGCACCAGATCTACCAGGGCAACTGCGGCGGGCCGACCGTCCCCGACGTGCTGGCGTGGTACGGCATCCAGGAGGGCGACAACGGCGAGTTCAAGGGCTCCCGCGACGCACTCGCGTGGACCGCGTGGCACGCGGAAGGAACAACCGGCAGCAGCAACGGCGTGGCGAAGGAGGTATGA
- a CDS encoding MmoB/DmpM family protein, which yields MSHTLRQVGIDLQDSEENRALIEAIRVDNAELTVRHLPGLVKLQAAGQIVINRETVENRLGREWETGELQLALVSYAGNFSEWDDDRVVVRWEH from the coding sequence ATGAGCCACACCCTGCGCCAGGTCGGCATCGACCTGCAAGATTCCGAGGAGAACCGCGCCCTCATCGAGGCGATCCGCGTGGACAACGCCGAACTCACCGTCCGCCACCTGCCGGGGCTGGTCAAGCTCCAGGCGGCGGGCCAGATCGTAATCAACCGGGAGACGGTCGAGAACAGGCTCGGCCGCGAGTGGGAAACCGGCGAGCTGCAGCTGGCTCTCGTCTCCTACGCCGGCAACTTCTCAGAGTGGGACGACGACCGCGTCGTCGTCCGGTGGGAGCACTGA
- a CDS encoding phenol 2-monooxygenase, with protein sequence MQYELRYQVIEPVRQTYQNVIDRLGDQPANRYLEATLDIEPRENFHYRPTWAQDRELYDERFSDLRLTDPYAFTDPRQYYYTPYVTKRAAAHEEFGKTLTYLEGRDLLARMPAPWRAVLATVVVPLRHYESGAQLVTVAGSRFAYGTSLEQCCTFAAFDRIGNAQMLSRVGIALASGSAEVLRNAKLEWLDGEHLQPLRRLVEEIMVLDDWAVALLAVDAVDKLVYPRLFAGLDEAALTGGAGAYSLFAQHLTAWFTDQRKWLDALTKAWRQDPQHGERNAAVLDAADATWGARALEAVDAITAVVDDRLGTGHSSTSAAIPGEAR encoded by the coding sequence GTGCAGTACGAACTGCGATATCAGGTCATCGAGCCCGTTCGGCAGACCTACCAGAACGTCATCGACCGCCTCGGCGACCAGCCAGCCAACCGTTACCTGGAGGCCACCCTCGACATCGAGCCGCGGGAGAACTTCCACTACCGGCCCACGTGGGCGCAGGACCGCGAGCTCTACGACGAGCGGTTCTCCGACCTGCGCCTGACCGACCCTTATGCGTTCACCGACCCCCGCCAGTACTACTACACGCCGTACGTCACCAAGCGTGCGGCGGCGCACGAGGAGTTCGGCAAGACTCTGACCTACCTCGAGGGACGCGACCTGCTCGCCCGGATGCCCGCGCCGTGGCGCGCCGTGCTCGCCACCGTCGTCGTGCCGCTGCGCCACTACGAGAGCGGCGCCCAGCTCGTGACCGTCGCCGGTTCCCGCTTCGCCTACGGCACGTCGCTGGAACAGTGCTGCACCTTTGCCGCGTTCGACCGCATCGGCAACGCGCAGATGCTCTCCCGCGTCGGCATCGCGCTCGCCAGCGGGAGCGCCGAGGTGCTGCGGAACGCCAAGCTCGAGTGGCTCGACGGCGAGCACTTGCAGCCGCTGCGCCGCTTGGTCGAGGAGATCATGGTCCTCGACGACTGGGCCGTCGCCTTGCTCGCCGTCGACGCCGTCGACAAGCTCGTGTACCCGCGGCTGTTCGCTGGGCTCGACGAGGCTGCGCTCACCGGCGGGGCGGGCGCGTACTCGCTGTTCGCTCAACACCTGACGGCCTGGTTCACCGACCAGCGCAAGTGGCTCGATGCGCTGACGAAGGCCTGGCGTCAGGACCCGCAGCATGGGGAGCGCAACGCCGCCGTGCTCGACGCAGCCGATGCGACCTGGGGCGCTCGGGCCCTTGAGGCCGTCGACGCGATCACCGCCGTCGTTGACGACAGGCTCGGCACCGGCCACTCCTCCACCTCCGCCGCGATCCCCGGAGAGGCCCGATGA